The genome window TTCTACCAAGGCGAAGGAATATTTTTGGTATCAGAAAGACGAACAGAAAAGCACGGATGACAAAGAAAATGCCGGCTGGGAAGGTAGTGCAGAATTGGGACTCATCTATGCCCGCGGAAACTCGAACACAGATACCTTGCAAGCCAAACTGAACTTATCGAGAGACGGCTTGTTATGGCGACCCAAATTGGCAGCGCAAAGTCTAAAAACAAAGGACAGCGGCGAGACAACTGCAGATCGCTATCAAATGCTTTTACAGGCCGATCGAAAGTTCAAACATCAGGGTTATGCCTTTGTTGCCGTCAACCATGAGGTTGACCATTTCAGTGGATTTGACTATCAGTCGTCAATTTTTGCTGGATACGGTCGTGATTTTAAGCATGGAAAGGCCTGGCAGGCCTCGGTAGAGTTTGGACCAGGTTATCGGGTCTCGGAGCCAGAAGTCGGCGAGACTGAAGCCGAACGCATCTGGCATATCGCAGGGCGCTTTAAGTATAAATTCAACGATACCGCTTATCTTGAGGGGGCTGGTGTTCACGACCGGGGTAATGAGCAAGCAATTTCGCAGATGAGTCTTGGTTTTGGCAGCAAGATTAACACGACACTGGCGCTGAAAGTGTCGTATGACGTTCGTCACAACAGTATGCCGCCTGCCGGCGTGAAATCGATCGATCGTGTGACAGCCATCAATTTAGTCGTCTCCTTCTAAAATCGACAAACAGCCCTTTTGTTGACGCATATCAACGCTTCAAGAGGCCATCCGTTTTATATTTCATCCCATCATCGCATGTGGAGGGATGGGGATGAGCTCAATCAAAAAAATTGTTGTTGTCGTGGACGGTGATGACCATCAAAGTGTGCTCTTGAAATCGGAATGGTTGGCCAAACAAACAGGCGCCAAACTGAACTTGGTCAAGGTTGTCTACGATCGCTTTGTTGGCGTCAAACGTGTTCTCGGAAATGAGAATGTTGAGAAAATCCGCAACCAGTTGATTGCGGCGCAAGAAGCCGCCTTGAGTGAGCTGGTAACTGGCTTAAAACACCGTGGTATTGAGGCAGAAAAACAAGTGCTGTGGCATCCGAACCCGGCAGAAGCGATTTGCAAATGTGCCAAATACGGAGACGTTGATCTCATTGTGAAAGCTGTGCGTCCTCATCATCGCTGGGGACATTTGCTGACCTCTGTGACCGAGTGGAATCTGATACGTCACAGCGCAGTGCCGGTTCTGTTCGTGAAAGATGCCCATCACTACGATGCGCGACCTGTCATAGTCGCTTTAGATATTGGCAGCGAGGATGAGGTGCATCAAGAGTTAAACCGGCAATTAATTCACGAAGCGGCGCAATGGCAGAAATTGACAGGCGCCCCGATACATGTAGTGGCGGCATATCCCCTACCATCCATGGATGTGCCCGCGGAATTCAGCGTTGTCAATTATGAAGCCCTGCGCGAAGAAATTGAGCAAGGGTATCGTCAGGGCGTGATGAGTTTGCTGGATAAACACCCACTAGAATACGCGCAAATTTGGGTGCGAGAAGGGGTAGTGGAGGATGTATTGGCGGATGTGGCGAACCAAATACAGGCGTCACTGGTGCTGGTGGGGACGGTGGCGCGGACCGGT of Gammaproteobacteria bacterium contains these proteins:
- a CDS encoding DUF481 domain-containing protein encodes the protein MVCSPWVGRMIRFFCLVIFLVLSTSSFAFSTKAKEYFWYQKDEQKSTDDKENAGWEGSAELGLIYARGNSNTDTLQAKLNLSRDGLLWRPKLAAQSLKTKDSGETTADRYQMLLQADRKFKHQGYAFVAVNHEVDHFSGFDYQSSIFAGYGRDFKHGKAWQASVEFGPGYRVSEPEVGETEAERIWHIAGRFKYKFNDTAYLEGAGVHDRGNEQAISQMSLGFGSKINTTLALKVSYDVRHNSMPPAGVKSIDRVTAINLVVSF